The Solenopsis invicta isolate M01_SB chromosome 3, UNIL_Sinv_3.0, whole genome shotgun sequence region ggatcacatttgagacagagatcgtcaatccgattagcctagggaaattttctatacctacgttgagtaccattattcaatccaatccgagatccgattagttatcgtaaacacccgcAACTTACGAGTGGTTGAAATGCGTATACGTTTACTATTCGATTACCGATGCGTATTCTGTAACACAATTTACGGTCGTTCGTATTTAGATacgtgtacacccaaggactttgattctgtccatggggaaattttccaaactgagaagtcaccactttctacatacttgcagttcatgattaataaaatgattagagcttattggtcgttacgttaatcaagaactgtaagtatgtagaaagatagcgacttttcagtttgaaaaatttccccatggacagaatcaaagtccttgggtgtacgtatCTTTTGTATGTACGAATGCAATACGCGGCAACACTGGATTGGTGTACTATCCAGTActatctttattaaaaacatgGCGTAGTTGCCAGTAACACGTGCTTTATTTTTCAACGCTTATTTTGcgtaataattttgtatgttgattaaaaaaaaaaaaaacgaaaatggATGCAAGAAAACGTTGTGCGAATGTAACAGAAGAACAAAAAACgctattattacaatttatggaaaaaaatccGCGTTTGATGTCCGGTAAATTTTTTGCtgattttacatttaaagatGCAACTATTTTGTGGCAAAAGCTTGCAGATATCTTAAATAGTTGCAATGGTGTAAGCAAGGATTGGAAATCTTGGCGAAAGGTAAATATATATCTGCgtacatatagaaaaatataaaataatttttttaatacctaaGTAACGATAAGGTTAAGAtgacattatttttatcttaatctgGTTATTTGGCtataatttatctatttctataacttattaattgaatttgtaataatatattttttagtgcTGGCAAGATTTGCGATCACGTAGTGAATCAAAACAAAGCAAAATAAATGCAGAACGATGGAAAACTGGTGGAGGAAATGAATCTAATCTTAAATTAAGTAAAACGGAAGaagcaacattaaatttaatttctcctATATGTATCGATGGACACACAGAAGTTAAAGAAAACGAAGTACAAATAGAATCAGATACTGAggtaaaattttacaagaactttataattaatgtagattttttctttataatagtattataaattttttatatcaagtttttttaactttttattatttcacttagttcttttttttttcacttttattagatttattccttataatattatagaatattctacACGTAAACTTATcttgattctttatttttagataaattttgaaactgATGAAGTGGAATATCTTGATGAAGATATAGAAGATTTGAAACAAATTGGTATAAACAGTGCAGTCTACTTTAATATGGGAAATACAGAAACCAAAGATGATAATAAGGAGAATACATTAATCGACAATGCTGCAGGCAATTCAGATGAAAACGGTAATAGTAATGATAGTTCAACTACaccaataacaaaaaaaaggaaaagaatgtCACTGTCTCAAAAACTTCAAGCAACACAACAGCCAACACAGGATCTTGCAAATATAGCACAAAAAACATATGATATGCAAAATACTTATTACGAAAATAAGTTGTTATTAAGGAAACAAGAATTAAAACTTAAAGAAAGATTAGTTAGTGCAGTTGAAAAGTGCAATCCTTCATAATATAATGTCTTTTATTgtaaacatattatatatttttttaaatcatttcagTTATAATAAATCGtaagggttggtttataatagctgAGAATAGCCATAACGTAAAGAAATTGGCCAATTATagtcaattatttttctataaatcgaCTACGATTAGCCAATTTCTTATGGTTACGGCTATTATcagctattataaaccaactctaatatcttatttaataataaatacttgtttCCTTAATAATGCACGCCTATAcgtaatgtattatatatgtaaccatttttagatacttttttaagtaatgatattgaatttagaaaaagaaacaaaaatattttttttattagctttCAGAGATAAAGACTGTATAAGTCCAGTATATATAATTGattgttatatttaagatcatctcaAGTACTGTCTTAAGTGATTTAAGATGTCATTAGACAATCACAGCCGTAGTAGCATTCAAGACATTACTTAAGgcgattttaaaataagattcgATTATGAATATCGGTCTAAGAATTCTCTCTCTTGTGATTTAATgtgatgttattttttttaatat contains the following coding sequences:
- the LOC113006272 gene encoding uncharacterized protein LOC113006272, with protein sequence MDARKRCANVTEEQKTLLLQFMEKNPRLMSGKFFADFTFKDATILWQKLADILNSCNGVSKDWKSWRKCWQDLRSRSESKQSKINAERWKTGGGNESNLKLSKTEEATLNLISPICIDGHTEVKENEVQIESDTEINFETDEVEYLDEDIEDLKQIGINSAVYFNMGNTETKDDNKENTLIDNAAGNSDENGNSNDSSTTPITKKRKRMSLSQKLQATQQPTQDLANIAQKTYDMQNTYYENKLLLRKQELKLKERLVSAVEKCNPS